From a region of the Poecile atricapillus isolate bPoeAtr1 chromosome 4, bPoeAtr1.hap1, whole genome shotgun sequence genome:
- the LOC131579288 gene encoding alcohol dehydrogenase 1-like isoform X1 → MATAGKVIRCRAAVAWAPSKPLSVEEVEVAPPKAGEVRIKLVATGICQTDDHLLQGCFPNAEFPVIPGHEGAGIVESVGEGVTSMKPGDKVMPLCIPQCGECSFCRNPDSNYCQKSHIAEPQNLLPDKTSRFSCKGKQIHHFLWISTFAEYTVVPEYAVAKIDAAAPLDKICLFGCGFSTGYGAAINTAKVKPGSTCAIFGLGGVGLSVVMGCKAAGASRIIAVDINNDKFAKAKELGATDCINPRDFRKPVQEVLTEMTGQGVDYSFEAIGQADTMIAALASCNMNTGVCVMIGELDSGSEISIDPMLLVTGRTWKGTVLGGWKMRDCIPKLVSSYLEKKFNPDLLITHTLPFAKVNEGFELLRAGKSVRTVLLF, encoded by the exons GTTATCAGGTGCAGGGCTGCTGTTGCTTGGGCCCCCAGCAAACCACTCTCTGTTGAAGAGGTGGAAGTTGCACCCCCAAAGGCAGGGGAAGTCCGGATCAAg CTTGTGGCCACAGGCATCTGTCAGACAGATGATCACCTTCTGCAAGGCTGCTTTCCCAATGCAGAATTCCCAGTTATACCTGGCCATGAAGGAGCTGGAATTGTGGAGAGTGTTGGGGAAGGAGTGACCTCTATGAAACCAG GTGATAAAGTCATGCCACTTTGTATCCCTCAGTGTGGGGAATGCAGCTTCTGCCGGAATCCTGACTCCAACTACTGCCAGAAATCCCA TATCGCTGAACCACAAAACTTGCTGCCAGACAAGACCAGCCGCTTCTCTTGCAAAGGGAAGCAGATCCACCACTTCCTGTGGATCAGCACCTTTGCTGAATACACCGTGGTCCCAGAGTACGCCGTTGCCAAGATCGATGCTGCGGCACCTCTGGACAAAATCTGCTTGTTTGGCTGTGGGTTTTCCACAGGCTATGGGGCTGCCATCAACACAGCCAAG GTAAAACCAGGCTCCACCTGTGCCATCTTTGGCCTCGGAGGAGTTGGCCTCTCTGTCGTCATGGGCTGCAAGGCAGCTGGAGCTTCCCGCATCATTGCCGTGGACATCAACAACGACAAGTTTGCCAAGGccaaggagctgggagccaCCGACTGCATCAACCCCCGAGACTTCAGGAAGCCCGTCCAGGAGGTGCTCACCGAGATGACCGGGCAGGGCGTGGACTACTCCTTTGAGGCCATCGGACAGGCAGACACCATG ATTGCTGCCTTGGCTTCCTGCAACATGAACACTGGTGTCTGTGTGATGATTGGGGAACTGGATTCTGGTTCAGAAATTTCCATCGATCCCATGCTTCTGGTGACTGGGCGTACCTGGAAAGGGACTGTGCTTGGAG GCTGGAAGATGAGAGACTGTATCCCCAAATTAGTTTCCAGCTATTTGGAGAAGAAATTCAATCCAGACTTGCTGatcacacacacactgccaTTCGCTAAAGTGAACGAGGGATTTGAGTTGTTACGTGCCGGAAAAAG TGTCCGCACTGTCCTGCTCTTCTGA
- the LOC131579288 gene encoding alcohol dehydrogenase 1-like isoform X2: MQNIHQKKFLRSNVLVATGICQTDDHLLQGCFPNAEFPVIPGHEGAGIVESVGEGVTSMKPGDKVMPLCIPQCGECSFCRNPDSNYCQKSHIAEPQNLLPDKTSRFSCKGKQIHHFLWISTFAEYTVVPEYAVAKIDAAAPLDKICLFGCGFSTGYGAAINTAKVKPGSTCAIFGLGGVGLSVVMGCKAAGASRIIAVDINNDKFAKAKELGATDCINPRDFRKPVQEVLTEMTGQGVDYSFEAIGQADTMIAALASCNMNTGVCVMIGELDSGSEISIDPMLLVTGRTWKGTVLGGWKMRDCIPKLVSSYLEKKFNPDLLITHTLPFAKVNEGFELLRAGKSVRTVLLF, encoded by the exons ATGCAGaacatccatcaaaagaagTTTCTTAGAAGCAATGTG CTTGTGGCCACAGGCATCTGTCAGACAGATGATCACCTTCTGCAAGGCTGCTTTCCCAATGCAGAATTCCCAGTTATACCTGGCCATGAAGGAGCTGGAATTGTGGAGAGTGTTGGGGAAGGAGTGACCTCTATGAAACCAG GTGATAAAGTCATGCCACTTTGTATCCCTCAGTGTGGGGAATGCAGCTTCTGCCGGAATCCTGACTCCAACTACTGCCAGAAATCCCA TATCGCTGAACCACAAAACTTGCTGCCAGACAAGACCAGCCGCTTCTCTTGCAAAGGGAAGCAGATCCACCACTTCCTGTGGATCAGCACCTTTGCTGAATACACCGTGGTCCCAGAGTACGCCGTTGCCAAGATCGATGCTGCGGCACCTCTGGACAAAATCTGCTTGTTTGGCTGTGGGTTTTCCACAGGCTATGGGGCTGCCATCAACACAGCCAAG GTAAAACCAGGCTCCACCTGTGCCATCTTTGGCCTCGGAGGAGTTGGCCTCTCTGTCGTCATGGGCTGCAAGGCAGCTGGAGCTTCCCGCATCATTGCCGTGGACATCAACAACGACAAGTTTGCCAAGGccaaggagctgggagccaCCGACTGCATCAACCCCCGAGACTTCAGGAAGCCCGTCCAGGAGGTGCTCACCGAGATGACCGGGCAGGGCGTGGACTACTCCTTTGAGGCCATCGGACAGGCAGACACCATG ATTGCTGCCTTGGCTTCCTGCAACATGAACACTGGTGTCTGTGTGATGATTGGGGAACTGGATTCTGGTTCAGAAATTTCCATCGATCCCATGCTTCTGGTGACTGGGCGTACCTGGAAAGGGACTGTGCTTGGAG GCTGGAAGATGAGAGACTGTATCCCCAAATTAGTTTCCAGCTATTTGGAGAAGAAATTCAATCCAGACTTGCTGatcacacacacactgccaTTCGCTAAAGTGAACGAGGGATTTGAGTTGTTACGTGCCGGAAAAAG TGTCCGCACTGTCCTGCTCTTCTGA
- the LOC131578572 gene encoding alcohol dehydrogenase class-3, whose product MASGVIKCKAAVAWEAGKPLSIEEVEVAPPKAHEVRIKIVATAVCHTDAYTLSGADPEGCFPVILGHEGAGIVESVGEGVTKVKKGDTVIPLYIPQCGECKFCKNPKTNLCQKIRITQGKGVMPDGTSRFTCKGKQIYHFMGTSTFSEYTVVADISVAKIDAAAPLDKVCLLGCGISTGYGAAVNTAKVEPGTTCAVFGLGGVGLAVIMGCKIAGASRIIGIDINKDKYAKAKEFGATECISPQDSKKPIQEVLVEMTDGGVDYSFECIGNVGVMRAALEACHKGWGVSVIVGVAAAGQEISTRPFQLVTGRTWKGTAFGGWKSVDNVPKLVTEYMSKKIKVDEFVTHTLPFDKINEAFELMHSGKSIRTVLKF is encoded by the exons ATGGCGAGCGGG GTTATTAAATGCAAGGCTGCTGTTGCCTGGGAGGCAGGTAAACCTCTCTCTATTGAGGAGGTGGAGGTTGCTCCACCAAAAGCTCATGAAGTTCGTATCAAG ATAGTTGCCACTGCTGTCTGTCACACTGATGCCTATACTCTGAGTGGAGCTGATCCTGAAGGATGTTTCCCTGTGATCCTGGGACatgaaggagcaggaattgTAGAGAGTGTTGGGGAAGGAGTAACAAAAGTAAAGAAGG ggGACACCGTTATCCCTCTATATATCCCTCAGTGTGGAGAGTGCAAGTTCTGTAAGAATCCTAAAACAAACCTGTGCCAGAAGATCAG AATTACTCAAGGGAAAGGAGTTATGCCTGATGGTACCAGCAGATTCACCTGCAAGGGAAAGCAGATTTACCACTTCATGGGGACCAGCACCTTCTCCGAGTACACCGTGGTGGCTGATATCTCTGTAGCCAAGATAGATGCTGCAGCACCTCTGGATAAAGTGtgcctgctgggctgtggcatCTCCACGGGCTATGGGGCTGCTGTCAACACTGCTAAG GTGGAGCCTGGCACTACATGTGCCGTGTTTGGTTTGGGAGGAGTTGGGCTGGCGGTTATTATGGGCTGCAAAATAGCAGGAGCATCCCGGATCATTGGCATTGACATTAACAAGGATAAGTATGCCAAAGCCAAAGAGTTTGGAGCTACTGAGTGCATCAGCCCCCAAGACTCCAAGAAGCCCATCCAGGAGGTTCTGGTTGAGATGACTGATGGTGGTGTGGACTACTCATTTGAGTGCATCGGAAACGTTGGAGTCATG AGGGCTGCCTTGGAAGCTTGCCACAAAGGCTGGGGAGTCAGTGTGATAGTTggagtggctgctgctggccaggagATCTCCACACGGCCATTCCAGCTAGTAACTGGGCGGACATGGAAAGGGACTGCATTTGGAG GCTGGAAGAGTGTAGACAATGTACCAAAACTGGTGACTGAATACATGTCCAAAAAGATCAAGGTTGATGAATTTGTGACTCACACGCTGCCTTTTGACAAAATTAATGAGGCTTTTGAGCTGATGCATTCAGGAAAAAG cattcGAACTGTCCTAAAATTTTAG